A single window of Streptomyces aquilus DNA harbors:
- a CDS encoding serine hydrolase domain-containing protein, producing the protein MASFRTTSTLGRRAGVAALLAAMVVPAAPAAARQLPTGHDAVCGPHGELRQALRTLTDRDRITGAAVLVTDPTAGAPCGSWAETAGTADLRTGRAMNATDRLRVGSVTKTFTATVVLQLAAERRIALDAPVDHYLPGLIRRGGYDGRHITVRQLLRHTSGLPDYLDAPEWEHPERLRHRHFEPRELVARALDLPGPTNPWHYATTNYLLAGLIIGKVTGRSPEEEITRRVIRPLGLRDTYWPGDDTRIHGPHSRSYVSTEGGGLVDGTDWNMTFGGVGGALVSTPADLTRFITALFGGRLLPAGQLAEMRRTVAADPDRLWPGARYGLGLIASPLRCGGEWWGHAGTVPGGHRALTAVGPGGRSVAVALNKVPDTLQAEEDFLATVQTAFCEERPAEGTARTEGTPK; encoded by the coding sequence ATGGCATCCTTCCGCACCACTTCGACGCTGGGCAGACGCGCAGGCGTGGCGGCTCTGTTGGCGGCCATGGTCGTACCGGCGGCACCCGCCGCCGCGCGCCAACTCCCCACGGGGCACGACGCCGTGTGCGGACCCCACGGCGAACTGCGCCAGGCGCTGCGCACGCTCACCGATCGCGACCGGATCACCGGCGCCGCGGTCCTCGTGACCGACCCCACCGCGGGGGCGCCCTGCGGGAGTTGGGCCGAGACCGCGGGGACGGCGGACCTGCGCACGGGCCGCGCCATGAACGCCACCGACCGCTTGCGCGTCGGCAGCGTCACCAAGACGTTCACCGCGACCGTCGTGCTCCAACTCGCCGCCGAGCGACGGATCGCGCTCGACGCTCCCGTCGACCACTACCTGCCCGGGCTGATCCGGCGGGGCGGCTACGACGGCCGACACATCACCGTACGCCAACTGCTGCGCCACACCAGCGGGTTGCCCGACTACCTCGACGCCCCCGAATGGGAACACCCCGAACGCCTGCGCCACCGGCACTTCGAGCCGCGCGAACTCGTCGCCCGCGCCCTCGACCTGCCAGGACCGACAAACCCCTGGCACTACGCGACCACCAACTACCTTCTCGCGGGCCTGATCATCGGCAAGGTCACCGGCCGCTCCCCGGAGGAGGAGATCACCCGGCGCGTGATCCGGCCTCTCGGGCTGCGCGACACGTACTGGCCCGGCGACGACACCCGCATCCACGGACCGCACTCGCGCAGCTACGTCAGCACCGAGGGTGGCGGCCTCGTCGACGGCACCGACTGGAACATGACCTTCGGGGGCGTCGGCGGCGCCCTGGTCTCCACCCCCGCCGACCTGACCCGGTTCATCACCGCGCTGTTCGGCGGCCGGCTGCTGCCCGCGGGCCAACTCGCCGAGATGCGGCGGACGGTGGCCGCCGACCCGGACCGGCTGTGGCCCGGCGCCCGCTACGGGCTCGGCCTGATCGCCTCCCCGCTGCGCTGCGGCGGGGAGTGGTGGGGCCACGCGGGGACCGTGCCGGGTGGCCACCGGGCGCTGACCGCCGTCGGCCCCGGCGGGCGGAGCGTGGCCGTCGCGCTCAACAAGGTGCCCGACACCCTGCAAGCCGAAGAGGACTTCCTGGCCACGGTGCAGACCGCCTTCTGCGAAGAGCGGCCTGCCGAAGGAACAGCACGAACAGAAGGGACCCCCAAGTGA
- a CDS encoding carbohydrate ABC transporter permease, with product MSTSVAAPPAKSASPLRTPRKKHTPGKPKRSLLLTGLMALMVLYTVAPLIWLVINSTKTQAGLGSSNGLWFAHDFALWDNIRTTFTYHDGIFVRWLLNTLLYVVLGAGGATLLAVLGGYALAKFDFPGKRGIFAVVIGAVAVPGTALAVPTFLMFSKMGLTDTPWAVIIPSLVSPFGLYLMWVFAAEAIPTELLEAARMDGANEVRTFFQVALPLLAPGIVTVLLFTTVATWNNYFLPLIMLKDPNWYPLTLGLSAWNSQAETIGGDVIFNLVITGSLITIIPLIAAFLFLQKYWQSGLAAGSVKE from the coding sequence ATGAGCACCTCTGTCGCCGCTCCCCCCGCCAAGAGCGCGTCCCCGCTGCGCACTCCGCGCAAGAAGCACACCCCGGGCAAGCCGAAGCGCAGCCTGCTGCTCACGGGGCTGATGGCCCTGATGGTCCTCTACACCGTGGCGCCGCTGATCTGGCTGGTCATCAACTCCACCAAGACCCAGGCGGGTCTGGGCTCCTCCAACGGGCTGTGGTTCGCCCACGACTTCGCCCTGTGGGACAACATCCGGACCACCTTCACCTACCACGACGGCATCTTCGTCCGCTGGCTGCTCAACACCCTGCTGTACGTGGTGCTCGGCGCGGGCGGCGCGACGCTCCTTGCGGTGCTCGGCGGGTACGCGCTGGCGAAGTTCGACTTCCCCGGCAAGCGCGGGATCTTCGCCGTCGTCATCGGCGCGGTGGCCGTGCCGGGTACGGCCCTCGCGGTGCCGACCTTCCTGATGTTCAGCAAGATGGGGCTCACCGACACCCCCTGGGCCGTGATCATCCCGTCGCTGGTCTCGCCCTTCGGCCTCTATCTGATGTGGGTGTTCGCCGCCGAGGCGATCCCGACCGAGCTGCTGGAAGCGGCCCGGATGGACGGGGCGAACGAGGTGCGCACCTTCTTCCAGGTCGCGCTGCCGCTGCTGGCCCCGGGCATCGTCACCGTGCTGCTGTTCACCACGGTCGCCACCTGGAACAACTACTTCCTGCCGCTGATCATGCTCAAGGATCCGAACTGGTACCCGCTGACCCTGGGGCTCAGCGCCTGGAACTCCCAGGCGGAGACCATCGGCGGAGACGTGATCTTCAACCTGGTCATCACCGGCTCCCTGATCACGATCATCCCCCTCATCGCCGCCTTCCTGTTCCTCCAGAAGTACTGGCAGTCCGGCCTCGCCGCCGGAAGCGTCAAGGAGTGA
- a CDS encoding MMPL family transporter has translation MAVLLYRIGRWAFRRRRLVGGVWLGALVLAVAAAALAPAGEEEDLSMPGTESQKAFDLLDERFPQSNSQGAEARLVFRAPDGERVTARDNRAAVEDAVGSLDRGAQVASATDPYESGAVSEDGTIAYSTITYTADAVDLTEASKDDLANAARGARETGLTVEIGGSALDAEEEPGGTTELVGVAVAAVVLVLALGSLVAAGLSLLTAFVGVAIAFGLVSALAAPLGLTSTVAILALMLGLAVGIDYALFITSRFRHESALGRAPEEAAGRAVGTAGSAVVFAGATVFIALVGLGVVGIPELTKMGLGGAGAVALAVLVALTLVPALFGFFGRRMLPRAVRKAMRSGDVSPRPVPDTGRPGLGARWARFVLRRPVPVLMIAGLGLGAVALPALSLELGLPGDESKSVETTQRRAYDLLSEGFGPGFNGPLTVVVDTAGSGDVRATTDLVVKTVRDVDGVASVGDPVLSRGADTAVLTAVPETAPNSGTTKDLVHTIRSAASDVEADTGADVLVTGSTAMNIDISQAMSDALLPYLTVVIGLAVLLLTVVFRSVLVPVKAALGFLLSVGAAFGVLVAVFQWGWAADLIGIEQTGPVMSLMPILIIGIVFGLAMDYEVFLLTRMREAYVHGAAPGDAVVNGFRHSGRVVAAAAIIMISVFAGFIGMSSPTIQTMGVGLAAAVAFDAFVVRMAIAPAVLALLGRRAWWLPRILDRVLPNVDIEGEALSRQVPDRATESDPAVRRLPVGRD, from the coding sequence GTGGCTGTGTTGCTGTACCGGATCGGACGGTGGGCCTTCCGGCGGCGTCGGCTCGTGGGCGGTGTGTGGCTGGGTGCCCTGGTGCTGGCCGTCGCCGCCGCCGCGCTGGCGCCGGCCGGAGAGGAGGAGGACCTCTCCATGCCCGGCACCGAGTCGCAGAAGGCGTTCGATTTGCTGGACGAACGGTTCCCGCAGAGCAACTCCCAGGGGGCGGAGGCCCGTCTGGTGTTCCGGGCGCCGGACGGCGAGCGGGTGACGGCCAGGGACAACAGGGCGGCGGTCGAGGACGCGGTCGGCTCACTGGACCGGGGCGCTCAGGTCGCGTCGGCCACCGATCCCTACGAGAGCGGCGCCGTCAGCGAGGACGGCACCATCGCCTACTCCACGATCACGTACACCGCGGACGCCGTGGACCTCACCGAGGCGTCGAAGGACGACCTGGCGAACGCCGCGCGAGGGGCCCGGGAGACGGGGCTGACCGTGGAGATCGGTGGCTCCGCGCTGGACGCGGAGGAGGAGCCGGGCGGTACGACGGAGCTCGTCGGCGTGGCGGTCGCGGCGGTGGTGCTGGTGCTCGCCCTCGGGTCGCTGGTCGCGGCCGGGCTGTCGCTGCTGACCGCCTTCGTGGGCGTGGCCATCGCCTTCGGCCTGGTCTCGGCGCTCGCCGCGCCGCTGGGGCTGACCTCCACCGTCGCGATCCTCGCCCTGATGCTGGGGCTGGCGGTCGGCATCGACTACGCGCTGTTCATCACCTCCCGCTTCCGCCACGAGTCCGCCCTGGGCCGGGCACCCGAGGAGGCCGCGGGACGGGCCGTGGGCACGGCCGGCTCCGCCGTCGTCTTCGCCGGCGCGACCGTCTTCATCGCCCTGGTCGGCCTGGGGGTGGTCGGCATCCCCGAACTCACCAAGATGGGTCTGGGCGGCGCGGGCGCCGTGGCCCTCGCCGTCCTCGTCGCCCTCACCCTGGTCCCCGCGCTGTTCGGGTTCTTCGGCCGGCGGATGCTGCCCCGCGCCGTCCGCAAGGCGATGCGGTCGGGCGACGTGTCCCCGCGTCCGGTGCCCGACACCGGCCGGCCCGGACTCGGCGCCCGCTGGGCGCGGTTCGTGCTGCGCCGTCCGGTGCCCGTGCTGATGATCGCCGGGCTCGGTCTCGGGGCCGTGGCTCTTCCCGCCCTCAGCCTCGAACTCGGGCTGCCCGGAGACGAGTCGAAGTCGGTGGAGACCACGCAGCGCCGCGCCTACGACCTGTTGTCGGAAGGCTTCGGCCCCGGTTTCAACGGCCCGTTGACCGTGGTCGTCGACACGGCGGGGTCCGGGGACGTGCGGGCCACCACCGACCTGGTCGTCAAGACCGTACGCGACGTCGACGGGGTCGCGTCGGTCGGCGATCCGGTGCTCAGCCGGGGCGCGGACACGGCCGTCCTGACCGCCGTCCCGGAGACCGCGCCCAACAGCGGTACGACTAAGGACCTCGTGCACACGATCCGCAGCGCGGCCTCCGATGTCGAGGCCGACACGGGGGCCGACGTCCTGGTGACCGGCAGCACCGCGATGAACATCGACATCTCCCAGGCCATGTCCGACGCCTTGCTCCCTTACCTGACCGTCGTCATCGGCCTGGCCGTGCTCCTGTTGACGGTGGTCTTCCGCTCGGTCCTGGTCCCGGTCAAGGCGGCGCTCGGGTTCCTGCTGTCGGTGGGTGCCGCCTTCGGCGTCCTCGTGGCCGTCTTCCAGTGGGGGTGGGCGGCGGACCTGATCGGCATCGAACAGACCGGGCCGGTCATGTCGTTGATGCCGATTCTGATCATCGGCATCGTCTTCGGTCTCGCCATGGACTACGAGGTCTTCCTCCTGACCCGTATGCGGGAGGCGTACGTCCATGGCGCCGCGCCCGGCGACGCGGTCGTCAACGGCTTCCGGCACAGCGGCCGGGTGGTGGCCGCCGCCGCGATCATCATGATCAGCGTGTTCGCCGGATTCATCGGGATGAGCAGCCCGACGATCCAGACGATGGGCGTCGGACTGGCCGCCGCCGTCGCCTTCGACGCCTTCGTGGTGCGGATGGCGATCGCGCCCGCGGTCCTGGCGCTGCTCGGCCGCCGGGCCTGGTGGCTGCCCCGTATCCTCGACCGTGTGCTGCCGAACGTGGACATCGAGGGGGAGGCTCTGAGCCGTCAAGTCCCGGACCGCGCAACCGAGTCGGACCCCGCGGTACGGCGACTCCCGGTCGGCCGGGACTGA
- a CDS encoding response regulator transcription factor: MTLRVLLADDQALLRQAFRLLLDSADDITVVGEAGDGREAVRLTRELRPDVVIMDIRMPEMDGLAATTEICADPDLRASRILVLTTYETDEYVAQALRAGAGGFIGKGIGADDLLNAVRTIADGDTLLSPAATRSLVARFLATPDTVPPQHPERLDRLTPREREMVALVATGLSNQEIAERLFLSPFTVRAHVQRAMTKLEARDRAQLVVIAYRTGLARPTQDEQP; encoded by the coding sequence ATGACGCTCCGGGTACTGCTCGCCGACGACCAGGCGCTGCTGCGTCAGGCCTTCCGCCTGCTGCTCGACTCCGCCGACGACATCACCGTGGTCGGCGAGGCCGGCGACGGCAGAGAGGCGGTGCGGCTCACCCGGGAGCTGCGCCCGGACGTGGTCATCATGGACATCCGCATGCCCGAGATGGACGGCCTCGCCGCCACGACGGAGATCTGCGCGGACCCGGACCTGCGCGCGAGCCGCATCCTCGTCCTGACCACCTACGAGACCGACGAATACGTCGCCCAGGCGCTGCGCGCGGGAGCCGGCGGGTTCATCGGCAAGGGCATCGGGGCCGACGACCTGCTCAACGCCGTGCGGACGATCGCCGACGGCGACACGCTCCTGTCCCCCGCCGCCACGCGCTCCCTGGTCGCCCGTTTCCTCGCCACGCCGGACACCGTCCCGCCGCAGCACCCCGAGCGGCTCGACCGGCTCACGCCGCGCGAACGCGAGATGGTGGCCCTCGTCGCGACCGGCCTGTCCAACCAGGAGATCGCCGAGCGGCTGTTCCTCAGCCCGTTCACCGTCCGCGCCCATGTGCAGCGCGCCATGACGAAGCTGGAGGCCCGTGACCGGGCCCAACTCGTCGTCATCGCCTACCGGACGGGACTGGCCCGGCCCACCCAGGACGAGCAGCCGTAA
- a CDS encoding sensor histidine kinase: protein MTHRGVEGPRPPGTGWREAAITGTAFALCLLGGVLHDDGRTLAAPSAAAYVVAVVSCAVLPLRHRAPLAAMAVTTAAGVLAPALGLLLSPLIVAPAVITAHSLTARTERHAVSAVSLTSVALLVASTPLLGALSWKDASRIGVVAAFPLVAGVLGHSAHNRRAYLAAVEERAKRAEESREGEARRRVAEERVRIARELHDLVAHQITLANAQATVAAHLFDARPEQTRKSLKELVETTAHALDELRATVGLLRQSGDAAAPAEPAPGLARLPALLESFGRAGLQVTAHQQGIVRPLPPGVDLTAYRIIQEALTNVTKHAGTSDARVQLTWDTDYLTVTVADDGRGNPTTPEPSAGPGASTRADRPPGYGLIGMRERATAVGGHLSAGRRPEGGFLVSARLPLPPAKDTAHSTDHQEAGEAS, encoded by the coding sequence ATGACGCACAGGGGTGTTGAGGGACCGCGTCCACCCGGCACGGGGTGGCGGGAAGCGGCGATCACGGGGACGGCGTTCGCGCTCTGTCTGCTCGGCGGCGTCCTCCACGACGACGGCCGCACCCTGGCGGCGCCGTCCGCCGCCGCCTACGTCGTCGCCGTGGTGTCCTGTGCCGTACTGCCGCTGCGGCACCGGGCACCCCTGGCCGCCATGGCGGTCACGACGGCGGCCGGCGTGCTCGCGCCGGCCCTGGGCCTCCTGTTGAGCCCGCTCATCGTGGCCCCCGCCGTGATCACCGCCCACTCGCTCACCGCGCGCACCGAACGGCACGCGGTGAGCGCGGTGTCGCTCACCTCCGTGGCCCTGCTGGTCGCCTCCACCCCGCTGCTCGGAGCCCTGTCCTGGAAGGACGCGAGCAGGATCGGGGTGGTGGCGGCGTTCCCCCTGGTGGCCGGCGTGCTCGGCCACTCGGCGCACAACCGGCGGGCCTATCTGGCGGCCGTGGAGGAGCGGGCCAAGCGCGCCGAGGAGAGCCGGGAGGGCGAGGCGCGCCGGAGGGTGGCCGAGGAACGGGTGCGCATCGCCCGGGAGTTGCACGACCTCGTGGCCCATCAGATCACCCTGGCCAACGCGCAGGCCACGGTCGCCGCCCACCTCTTCGACGCCCGCCCGGAGCAGACTCGTAAGAGCCTGAAGGAGCTTGTGGAGACCACCGCCCACGCGCTCGACGAACTGCGCGCCACCGTAGGGCTGTTGCGCCAGAGCGGGGACGCGGCGGCGCCCGCGGAACCGGCGCCGGGGCTGGCCCGGCTTCCGGCGCTCCTGGAGTCCTTCGGCCGCGCGGGGCTTCAGGTGACGGCACATCAGCAGGGCATTGTCCGGCCGCTGCCGCCAGGGGTGGACCTCACCGCCTACCGCATCATCCAGGAGGCCCTGACCAACGTGACCAAGCACGCCGGCACCTCCGACGCCAGGGTCCAACTCACCTGGGACACCGACTACTTGACCGTCACCGTCGCCGACGACGGACGGGGCAATCCCACGACGCCGGAGCCGTCCGCCGGACCGGGTGCGTCCACGCGGGCCGACCGGCCGCCCGGCTACGGTCTGATCGGGATGCGCGAACGGGCCACCGCGGTCGGCGGGCACCTGTCCGCGGGCAGACGCCCCGAGGGCGGCTTCCTCGTTTCCGCCCGGTTGCCCCTGCCGCCCGCCAAGGACACGGCGCACAGCACGGACCACCAGGAAGCCGGGGAGGCGTCATGA
- a CDS encoding carbohydrate ABC transporter permease, which translates to MTTLQPPAAAEPRPAPPPAKRDRRSWTGWGFIGPFVAVFALVFLAPIAYSIYLSLFRDQLIGGNHFVGLDNYSQALKDDQFWQAVARVGLFLAIQVPIMLGIALLVALALDSGRLYGKSFFRITIFLPYAVPAVVATLMWGFMYGTKYGLVGDINEAFGTSLPDLLSPDWVLASIGNIVTWEFVGYNMLIFYSALRVIPTSLYEAAEIDGAGQWRIISSIKLPAIRGAIVIATIFSIIGSFQLFNEPNILRPLARNAITTDYTPNFYTYSLSFNGQQHNYSATVAIIMGVITMIVAYAVQLRGMRKGA; encoded by the coding sequence ATGACAACGTTGCAACCGCCGGCAGCCGCCGAGCCGCGCCCGGCACCGCCTCCGGCGAAACGGGACCGACGCTCGTGGACGGGATGGGGCTTCATCGGCCCGTTCGTGGCGGTCTTCGCACTGGTCTTCCTCGCGCCCATCGCGTACTCGATCTACCTGAGCCTCTTCCGCGACCAGCTCATCGGCGGCAACCACTTCGTCGGCCTGGACAACTACTCCCAGGCCCTCAAGGACGACCAGTTCTGGCAGGCCGTCGCCCGGGTGGGGCTCTTCCTGGCCATCCAGGTGCCGATCATGCTGGGCATCGCCCTGCTGGTGGCGCTGGCCCTGGACAGCGGCCGGCTCTACGGCAAGAGCTTCTTCCGGATCACGATCTTCCTGCCGTACGCCGTGCCCGCCGTGGTCGCCACCCTGATGTGGGGCTTCATGTACGGCACCAAGTACGGCCTGGTCGGCGACATCAACGAGGCGTTCGGCACCTCGCTGCCCGACCTGCTCTCCCCCGACTGGGTCCTCGCCTCCATCGGCAACATCGTGACCTGGGAGTTCGTCGGCTACAACATGCTGATCTTCTACTCCGCGCTGCGGGTCATCCCGACCTCGCTGTACGAGGCGGCGGAGATCGACGGCGCCGGTCAGTGGCGGATCATCAGCTCGATCAAGCTGCCCGCGATCCGGGGCGCGATCGTCATCGCGACGATCTTCTCGATCATCGGCAGCTTCCAGCTCTTCAACGAGCCGAACATCCTGCGCCCGCTGGCGCGCAACGCCATCACCACCGACTACACGCCGAACTTCTACACGTACTCGCTGTCCTTCAACGGCCAGCAGCACAACTACTCCGCGACGGTGGCCATCATCATGGGCGTCATCACGATGATCGTGGCCTACGCCGTCCAGCTGCGCGGCATGCGCAAGGGAGCGTGA
- a CDS encoding LacI family DNA-binding transcriptional regulator, whose product MDATHDSPPQAPRRGRRVSRSSASMADVARLAGVSSQTVSRVSNGYAGVNEETRRQVLDAMRELGYRPNSAARALKRGEFRTLGVITFSLSTTGNVRTLEAIATAAAAEGYAVTLLPLAVPTQDEVRGAFSRLQELAVDAVIVIMEVHLLDAATINMPPRVQVVVADSDAGDRYTVVDTDQAGGSRTAVEHLLGLGHHTVWHLAGPEDSYAAQRRSDAWQATLTEAGRPVPPLVRGDWSAESGYRAGLELAAREECTAVFTANDQMALGLLRALHESGRRVPQDVSVIGFDDIAEASSFLPPLTTVHQDFAEVGRLCVQAVLRKLRHDDTPHGTTLVPTRLIIRESAAPPGAQ is encoded by the coding sequence ATGGACGCGACACACGACTCGCCGCCGCAGGCGCCGCGCCGGGGTCGCCGCGTGAGCCGTTCCTCGGCCTCGATGGCCGACGTGGCACGGCTGGCCGGAGTGTCCTCCCAGACCGTCTCCCGCGTGTCGAACGGCTACGCGGGCGTCAACGAGGAGACCCGCCGCCAGGTCCTCGACGCCATGCGCGAGCTGGGCTACCGCCCCAACAGCGCCGCCCGCGCCCTCAAACGCGGCGAGTTCCGCACCCTCGGCGTCATCACCTTCTCCCTCTCCACGACCGGCAACGTCCGCACCCTGGAGGCGATCGCCACCGCGGCGGCCGCCGAGGGCTACGCCGTGACCCTGCTGCCCCTCGCCGTCCCCACCCAGGACGAGGTGCGCGGCGCCTTCTCCCGGCTTCAGGAACTCGCCGTCGACGCGGTGATCGTCATCATGGAGGTGCACCTCCTGGACGCGGCCACCATCAACATGCCGCCCCGCGTCCAGGTGGTCGTCGCCGACTCCGACGCGGGGGACCGGTACACGGTCGTCGACACCGACCAGGCCGGCGGGTCCCGTACCGCCGTCGAGCACCTCCTCGGGCTCGGCCACCACACCGTCTGGCACCTCGCCGGCCCGGAGGACTCCTACGCGGCCCAGCGCCGCAGCGACGCCTGGCAGGCCACGCTCACCGAGGCGGGCCGTCCGGTGCCGCCGCTGGTGCGCGGCGACTGGTCGGCGGAGTCCGGCTACCGGGCGGGCCTGGAACTGGCCGCGCGGGAGGAGTGCACGGCGGTCTTCACGGCCAACGACCAGATGGCCCTGGGCCTGCTGCGCGCCCTGCACGAGAGCGGCCGACGCGTCCCGCAGGACGTCAGCGTCATCGGCTTCGACGACATCGCCGAGGCGTCGTCCTTCCTGCCGCCCTTGACCACGGTCCACCAGGACTTCGCCGAGGTCGGCCGGCTCTGCGTCCAGGCGGTGCTGCGCAAGCTGCGCCATGACGACACTCCGCACGGCACGACGCTGGTGCCGACGCGTCTGATCATCCGGGAGAGCGCGGCGCCGCCGGGCGCGCAGTGA
- a CDS encoding ABC transporter substrate-binding protein encodes MRRTTSRILRGIALVSTLALGATACGSSDDDSDTKAVSAADIKAALDKGGSITVWAWEPTLKTVAADFQKKYPKVKVNLVSERSGDKHYTALSNAISAGKGVPDVAQVEYFALGQYSLTKGLTNLAPYGADKLASKYTPGPWNAVSDGDKVYGLPMDSGPMALFYNKKVFDKYKIAVPTTWDEYLDAARKLHKADPKVYIANDAGDAGFTTSMLWQAGSRPYKVDGTKVGINFDDAGAKKFETVWQKLIDEKLLAPINGWTDDWYKGLGDGSIATLASGAWMPANFETGVPGAKGQWRAAPLPAWTKGDKASAENGGSSLTVPELAKNKELAYAFTEYANSGAGVATRVSEGAFPATKAQLEDPAFQSKKFDYFDGQEANKIFAESAANVASDWSYLPFQQYANSIFNDTVGKAYVSSTTLADGLKAWQDASVKYGEEQGFTIEK; translated from the coding sequence ATGCGCAGAACAACGAGCCGCATCCTGCGCGGCATCGCCCTCGTCTCCACCCTCGCCCTCGGCGCCACCGCGTGCGGAAGCTCGGACGACGACTCCGACACCAAGGCCGTCTCCGCCGCCGACATCAAGGCGGCCCTGGACAAGGGCGGCTCCATCACGGTCTGGGCCTGGGAGCCCACCCTGAAGACCGTGGCCGCCGACTTCCAGAAGAAGTACCCGAAGGTCAAGGTCAACCTGGTCAGCGAGCGCTCCGGCGACAAGCACTACACCGCGCTGTCCAACGCGATCTCGGCCGGCAAGGGCGTCCCGGACGTCGCCCAGGTCGAGTACTTCGCGCTCGGTCAGTACTCCCTCACCAAGGGCCTGACCAACCTGGCCCCGTACGGCGCCGACAAGCTCGCCTCGAAGTACACGCCCGGTCCGTGGAACGCGGTCAGCGACGGCGACAAGGTCTACGGCCTGCCGATGGACTCGGGCCCGATGGCGCTGTTCTACAACAAGAAGGTCTTCGACAAGTACAAGATCGCCGTCCCCACCACCTGGGACGAGTACCTGGACGCGGCCCGCAAGCTCCACAAGGCCGACCCGAAGGTCTACATCGCCAACGACGCCGGTGACGCGGGCTTCACCACCTCCATGCTGTGGCAGGCCGGTTCGCGCCCGTACAAGGTCGACGGCACCAAGGTCGGCATCAACTTCGACGACGCGGGCGCCAAGAAGTTCGAGACCGTCTGGCAGAAGCTGATCGACGAGAAGCTGCTCGCCCCGATCAACGGCTGGACCGACGACTGGTACAAGGGCCTCGGCGACGGCAGCATCGCCACCCTGGCCAGCGGCGCCTGGATGCCCGCCAACTTCGAGACCGGTGTCCCCGGCGCCAAGGGTCAGTGGCGTGCCGCGCCGCTCCCGGCCTGGACCAAGGGTGACAAGGCGAGCGCGGAGAACGGCGGCTCCTCGCTGACCGTCCCGGAGCTGGCCAAGAACAAGGAACTCGCCTACGCCTTCACCGAGTACGCCAACTCCGGCGCCGGTGTCGCCACCCGCGTCTCCGAGGGCGCCTTCCCGGCCACCAAGGCGCAGCTGGAGGACCCCGCGTTCCAGAGCAAGAAGTTCGACTACTTCGACGGCCAGGAGGCGAACAAGATCTTCGCCGAGTCCGCGGCGAACGTGGCGAGCGACTGGTCCTACCTGCCGTTCCAGCAGTACGCGAACTCGATCTTCAACGACACGGTCGGCAAGGCGTACGTCTCCAGCACCACGCTGGCGGACGGCCTGAAGGCCTGGCAGGACGCCTCGGTCAAGTACGGCGAGGAGCAGGGCTTCACCATCGAGAAGTAG